One Brevibacillus choshinensis genomic window carries:
- a CDS encoding fumarate hydratase, giving the protein MEKLKQSILELITDTSTNLPPDVRRAVNAAKVQEDLGTRAALSLSTIAQNVVMAEENVSPICQDTGMPTFEVKTPVGVNQLIIKKAIKEMIAEATRTGKLRSNSVDSLTGSNTGDNLGPGTPVIHFEQWEEDEIEIKLILKGGGCENKNIQYSLPCELEGLGKVGRNLDGIRKCILHAVYQAQGQGCSAGFIGVGIGGDRTSGYALAKHQLFRKVEDVNPIPELAELESYIMETANQLGIGTMGFGGNATLLGCKIGVENRLPASFFVSVAYNCWAFRRQGVRLNAETGEILRYLYKDEEVKMDLTPVAATEAKEERREVVLQAPISEEQIRSLKVGDVVIINGEMHTGRDALHSYLMENDCPVDMNGGIIYHCGPVMLKDEAGEWHVKAAGPTTSIREEPYQGEIIKKFGIRAVIGKGGMGPKTLKALGEHGAVYLNAIGGAAQYYAECLEKVEGVDFLEFGVPEAMWHLRVKGFAAIVTMDSHGNSLHADVEKSSLEKLAQFAAPVFK; this is encoded by the coding sequence ATGGAAAAGTTGAAACAAAGCATCCTTGAGCTGATTACGGATACGTCTACAAACCTGCCACCGGACGTGCGCCGCGCGGTTAATGCCGCAAAAGTGCAAGAAGATTTGGGCACTCGCGCAGCGCTTTCTTTGTCTACAATCGCACAAAACGTAGTCATGGCAGAAGAGAACGTTTCTCCAATCTGTCAGGATACGGGTATGCCGACATTTGAAGTGAAAACACCGGTTGGAGTGAACCAACTGATCATCAAAAAGGCAATCAAGGAAATGATCGCAGAGGCTACCAGAACAGGCAAGCTGCGCTCCAACTCCGTAGATTCCTTGACAGGATCAAACACAGGCGACAACCTCGGACCTGGTACTCCAGTGATCCACTTCGAGCAATGGGAAGAAGATGAGATTGAAATCAAGCTGATCCTCAAAGGCGGCGGCTGTGAGAACAAAAACATCCAATATTCCCTGCCTTGTGAACTCGAAGGCCTCGGAAAAGTGGGCCGAAATCTGGACGGCATCCGCAAATGCATCCTGCACGCGGTCTATCAAGCACAAGGTCAAGGCTGCTCCGCTGGGTTCATCGGCGTAGGTATCGGTGGTGACCGCACTTCCGGTTACGCGCTGGCAAAGCATCAGCTGTTCCGCAAAGTGGAAGATGTGAATCCGATTCCGGAACTGGCTGAACTGGAAAGCTACATCATGGAAACCGCGAACCAACTGGGCATCGGTACCATGGGCTTCGGCGGAAATGCGACTCTGCTCGGCTGTAAAATTGGCGTAGAAAACCGCCTGCCAGCAAGCTTCTTCGTATCCGTTGCGTACAACTGCTGGGCGTTCCGCCGTCAAGGTGTTCGCTTGAATGCAGAAACAGGCGAAATCCTCCGCTATCTGTACAAAGATGAAGAGGTAAAAATGGATCTGACTCCGGTTGCGGCGACGGAAGCGAAAGAAGAGCGCAGAGAGGTTGTCCTGCAAGCTCCGATTTCCGAAGAGCAAATCCGCAGCCTGAAAGTGGGCGACGTCGTCATCATCAACGGCGAAATGCACACAGGACGCGATGCCCTGCATAGCTATTTGATGGAAAATGATTGCCCAGTAGATATGAACGGCGGAATCATCTACCACTGCGGTCCGGTTATGCTCAAAGACGAAGCTGGCGAATGGCATGTGAAAGCGGCTGGTCCGACCACCTCCATTCGTGAGGAGCCGTACCAAGGAGAAATCATTAAAAAGTTCGGCATCCGTGCGGTCATCGGAAAAGGCGGCATGGGTCCAAAAACACTGAAAGCGCTGGGTGAGCACGGTGCCGTGTACCTCAACGCAATCGGTGGTGCGGCTCAGTACTATGCGGAATGCTTGGAGAAAGTAGAAGGCGTAGACTTCCTGGAATTCGGTGTTCCAGAAGCGATGTGGCACCTGCGCGTAAAAGGCTTTGCAGCGATCGTTACCATGGATTCGCATGGCAACAGCTTGCACGCGGATGTAGAGAAGTCTTCTCTGGAGAAATTGGCGCAATTTGCTGCACCGGTATTCAAATAA
- a CDS encoding beta-propeller domain-containing protein, whose translation MKKKWPYLLVATALTLALTPFFTAAGAFGEEELPSRQKDVLPVVGSYSQLKKLLEKNSRTNAGPIYMESAAVAAPAAPMAKSADTALGGSADFSTTNTQVQGVDEADIVKTDGQYVYQATPQEVRIILATPADGMKISSRITYENGLFQPLELYVDERRLIVIGQASESVKMQSSVVSKRRLPYVQDHQTVKAMIYDIRDKTHPRLTRQVDVEGQYLSSRKIGANLYLTANQYVNTYAILEEKNELPGPQYRDSVQGEQFQTVPYSDIRYFPESIQPDYLMVAGVNLDRPEQKMSLSTYLGAGENIYASKDNLYVAVTEYEWPQNAKPLKESLTPTFVPVVTKSNTTVYRFGMTDGKLSFSGKGTVPGRILNQFSLDEHDGYLRIATTSGEMWRQDENTSKNNLYVLDKELKTYGKLEGIAPGERIYSARFIGNRAYLVTFKQVDPLFVIDLSKPAAPSILGALKIPGYSDYLHPYDENHIIGFGKEAESDKDMAFYQGMKIALFDVSDVAHPKEKFKTVIGDRGTNSELLSNHKALLFSKEKELLAFPVTVYERSAEQRAKKDIREYGSFTFQGAYVYHLDLKSGFHLTSKITHLSDEELKKAGDGWYDSKNNINRILTIDDTLYTVSEGFVAAQELSSNRQLGRLSLTK comes from the coding sequence ATGAAGAAAAAATGGCCCTACCTGCTTGTCGCCACTGCTCTCACGCTGGCACTCACGCCATTTTTCACAGCAGCCGGGGCATTCGGTGAGGAAGAGCTGCCGTCCCGGCAAAAAGACGTTTTGCCTGTCGTAGGATCATACAGCCAGCTGAAGAAACTGCTGGAGAAAAACTCGCGAACCAATGCTGGCCCGATCTACATGGAATCCGCTGCCGTCGCGGCTCCGGCCGCTCCCATGGCCAAAAGCGCCGACACCGCTTTAGGCGGATCCGCCGACTTCTCGACGACGAACACCCAGGTGCAGGGAGTCGATGAGGCCGACATCGTCAAAACAGATGGCCAGTACGTCTATCAGGCAACTCCTCAGGAAGTCCGGATCATTTTGGCCACCCCTGCTGACGGCATGAAAATCAGCAGTCGCATCACGTATGAAAACGGACTTTTCCAGCCGCTTGAGCTCTATGTAGACGAGAGGCGATTGATTGTCATCGGGCAAGCCAGTGAGTCTGTGAAGATGCAATCATCGGTCGTGTCGAAGCGAAGACTTCCTTACGTACAGGATCATCAAACCGTAAAAGCCATGATCTACGACATCAGGGACAAGACTCATCCGCGACTGACCCGCCAGGTGGATGTGGAGGGACAGTACCTGTCATCGAGAAAGATCGGTGCCAATCTGTACCTGACCGCTAACCAGTATGTGAATACCTACGCAATCCTCGAAGAGAAAAACGAACTACCTGGACCCCAGTACCGGGACAGCGTGCAAGGCGAGCAATTCCAAACGGTTCCCTATTCGGACATCCGTTATTTTCCGGAAAGCATTCAGCCCGATTATTTGATGGTCGCAGGCGTCAATCTGGATCGTCCCGAACAAAAAATGTCGCTTTCCACGTACCTCGGTGCCGGCGAGAACATCTATGCCTCCAAGGACAATCTCTACGTAGCGGTAACGGAATATGAGTGGCCGCAAAACGCCAAACCGTTGAAGGAATCCTTAACCCCGACATTCGTCCCCGTCGTCACCAAAAGCAATACGACTGTGTACCGCTTCGGGATGACAGACGGAAAACTCTCCTTTTCGGGGAAAGGAACAGTGCCTGGCCGCATTCTGAACCAGTTTTCCCTCGATGAGCACGATGGGTATTTGCGGATCGCGACGACCAGCGGAGAGATGTGGCGCCAGGATGAAAATACGTCCAAAAACAATCTGTACGTGCTCGACAAGGAACTGAAAACCTATGGCAAACTCGAAGGAATCGCGCCCGGGGAACGCATCTATTCCGCTCGCTTTATCGGAAATCGCGCTTATCTGGTGACGTTTAAACAAGTGGATCCGCTGTTTGTGATTGACCTGTCTAAGCCTGCTGCGCCTTCCATTCTCGGTGCGCTGAAAATACCCGGCTACAGCGATTATCTTCATCCGTATGACGAAAACCACATCATCGGCTTTGGCAAGGAAGCCGAGTCCGACAAAGACATGGCCTTTTATCAAGGCATGAAAATCGCTCTGTTTGATGTGTCAGATGTCGCGCATCCAAAGGAAAAATTCAAGACGGTCATCGGCGACCGGGGAACGAATTCGGAGTTGCTATCCAACCATAAAGCCCTCCTCTTTTCCAAAGAGAAGGAGCTGCTAGCCTTTCCTGTGACCGTCTATGAACGGAGTGCCGAACAGAGAGCGAAAAAAGACATCCGCGAATACGGATCATTCACCTTTCAGGGTGCCTACGTCTATCATTTGGATCTGAAATCGGGCTTTCACCTGACCAGCAAAATCACTCATCTCAGTGACGAAGAGCTGAAAAAAGCAGGTGACGGCTGGTACGACAGCAAGAATAATATCAACCGAATCCTCACCATCGATGACACGCTTTACACCGTATCGGAAGGCTTCGTCGCAGCCCAGGAGCTTTCCAGCAACCGCCAGCTGGGCAGACTCTCCCTGACGAAATAA
- a CDS encoding ABC transporter ATP-binding protein, with protein sequence MIIDVKNVSWERDETSILDNVNWQVKEGEHWCLVGLNGSGKTSLLKIISGYTWPTKGEVKVLDNLYGTVDLREVRKSIGWVSTALMAQLHEHETAFRIILSGREATIGLYSAPREEDVRTAQELLVTFGCEALKNRPYGALSQGERQKVLIARALMAKPRLLILDEPCTGLDLLSREQLLQMIETIAKQPDGPTLVYVTHHIEEILPCFTHTLLLKDGKVDQSGETDQVLTPEELTRFFGVSVDIRRSQGRAWISLGEEAVIR encoded by the coding sequence ATGATTATCGATGTCAAAAACGTCAGTTGGGAGCGGGATGAGACGTCCATTTTGGACAACGTCAATTGGCAGGTCAAAGAAGGAGAGCACTGGTGTCTGGTCGGTCTGAATGGCTCCGGGAAGACAAGCTTGCTCAAAATCATCAGCGGGTACACATGGCCGACCAAGGGCGAAGTGAAAGTGCTGGACAATTTGTACGGGACGGTAGACCTAAGGGAAGTGCGCAAATCGATCGGATGGGTCAGCACGGCATTGATGGCACAGCTCCATGAGCACGAGACAGCCTTTCGCATTATTTTGAGCGGGAGAGAAGCTACGATTGGCCTGTATTCGGCTCCGAGAGAAGAGGATGTGAGGACCGCACAGGAACTGCTGGTGACCTTCGGCTGCGAGGCATTAAAAAATCGTCCCTACGGCGCTCTTTCCCAAGGAGAACGGCAAAAAGTGCTGATTGCACGAGCGCTCATGGCGAAGCCTCGCCTGCTGATCTTGGACGAGCCTTGTACAGGACTCGACCTGCTGTCTCGGGAACAGCTTCTTCAGATGATCGAGACCATCGCGAAGCAGCCGGATGGACCTACCTTGGTGTATGTCACGCATCATATCGAAGAGATATTGCCCTGCTTCACGCACACGCTTTTATTGAAGGACGGCAAGGTGGATCAGTCAGGGGAAACGGATCAGGTATTGACGCCAGAGGAGCTGACTCGCTTTTTCGGAGTGAGCGTAGACATTCGTCGTTCACAGGGGAGGGCTTGGATCAGCCTCGGCGAAGAGGCTGTTATCCGCTAA
- a CDS encoding HipA family kinase has protein sequence MRWVYKKTMTKETRKQVWEVKDKAGNIGYFKYPNHKFYKHRRMIANEYIAISLAKNLGFPVAKLVPGTAKGPNKRKVRGYISPCVNAREVITWKRASEEVKQQPAMHVNDVKLLTQVIVFDVWILNKDRTSVNLILYRDHPGEKYNWYLIDHGSALLGSHRNTPFDRVRGIKHPQLNKSIRIPSGMKSLVLQDGKAVEEMVKKVKALPVSVIKRAIKSVPKRLLTKTNQRTIRKILRYRRDRIDRIMRDILAQLDQGKPPVL, from the coding sequence ATGCGGTGGGTATATAAAAAAACGATGACTAAAGAGACGCGCAAACAGGTTTGGGAGGTAAAGGACAAAGCGGGGAATATCGGCTATTTCAAGTATCCGAACCATAAATTCTATAAACACCGCCGGATGATCGCCAACGAATACATCGCGATTTCACTGGCAAAAAACTTGGGATTCCCCGTGGCGAAATTGGTGCCCGGTACTGCGAAAGGACCTAATAAACGCAAGGTGAGAGGCTACATTTCCCCATGTGTGAACGCAAGAGAAGTCATTACCTGGAAAAGGGCAAGTGAAGAAGTCAAACAGCAGCCGGCCATGCATGTGAACGATGTAAAGCTGCTTACGCAAGTGATTGTGTTTGATGTCTGGATACTGAACAAGGACCGCACCAGTGTCAATTTGATCTTGTACCGGGATCATCCGGGAGAAAAATACAACTGGTATCTGATTGATCATGGGAGCGCATTGCTGGGATCGCACAGGAATACGCCATTTGATCGGGTGAGGGGTATCAAGCATCCCCAGCTTAATAAGAGCATTCGAATACCAAGTGGTATGAAGAGCCTTGTCCTCCAAGACGGGAAAGCGGTTGAAGAAATGGTAAAGAAGGTGAAAGCCCTTCCCGTTTCTGTCATTAAGCGAGCCATCAAAAGCGTTCCCAAGCGGTTGTTGACGAAAACGAATCAGAGGACGATCAGAAAAATACTGCGTTATCGCAGAGATAGGATCGATCGGATCATGCGGGATATTCTCGCTCAATTAGACCAAGGGAAACCTCCCGTTTTATAA
- a CDS encoding tetratricopeptide repeat protein has product MDYLNLNLTSTLAGLGVVLLVMFIRLHWPFRFQYMANLNKRRAEARLRWLDASYRKNRSRAVAMLDKSTHEIMTGNYELAEKFIVQGIHVCKDQPSLFNQAMIHYLFYNLAIVYYSSGRYSEALEVAFRIYQRDQGMTDSLALIACSHARLGEVESAWEAYQLIASKRSAREWKLFCLAEIEAAKGNYERALTHLRQLMGKSSSSFLHLNRSELEKRLEEWQKASTQAG; this is encoded by the coding sequence GTGGATTATTTGAATCTGAATCTGACGTCAACATTGGCGGGGCTGGGTGTTGTGCTGTTGGTCATGTTTATCCGACTGCACTGGCCATTCCGCTTTCAATATATGGCAAACCTGAACAAACGCCGCGCAGAAGCGAGATTGAGATGGCTTGACGCCTCCTATCGAAAGAACCGCTCGCGTGCAGTAGCGATGCTCGATAAATCCACACATGAAATCATGACCGGCAATTATGAACTGGCGGAAAAGTTCATCGTCCAAGGGATTCATGTCTGCAAGGACCAGCCCTCGCTGTTCAATCAAGCCATGATTCACTATTTGTTCTACAATTTGGCGATTGTCTATTATTCATCCGGTCGCTATAGTGAAGCATTGGAGGTTGCGTTTCGCATCTATCAGCGCGACCAGGGAATGACAGATTCTTTGGCTCTGATCGCGTGCTCTCACGCACGTCTGGGAGAAGTTGAAAGTGCCTGGGAAGCGTATCAACTGATTGCCTCCAAGCGTTCAGCACGGGAGTGGAAGCTGTTCTGCCTCGCAGAAATCGAAGCTGCCAAAGGAAATTACGAACGCGCTCTCACCCATCTGCGCCAATTGATGGGCAAATCCTCATCCAGCTTCCTCCATTTGAATCGGTCAGAATTGGAGAAACGTCTGGAAGAATGGCAAAAAGCATCCACACAGGCTGGATGA
- a CDS encoding amino acid permease has protein sequence MQQDREHQLLEDKKDLNKFGYAQELLRDMGGFSNFAISFSIISILTGAVSLYGHGLLYGGSGMMGFGWTIVAFFVILIAASMSELASAIPTAGALYHWAAILGSKRWGWYTAWINLIGQIGIVAGIDYSFSLFADPLLASAFGYTSTETTTLVLFGITLLLHGIFNHIGIRLVARLNDFSAWYHIGVVVILVGSLVFFSRHELQPLDYLFQVGQTFSDKPYAIAFLIGLLQAQWTFTGYDASAHTIEETINPRVRAAWGIFTSVAFSFIFGFIMLAFVTLSIKDAASASEAPNAFIYVISEALGGTFGSVVLWLVTFAMWFCGLASITSFSRMLYAFSRDKGMPWSRHWAEISKKYRTPAKAIWLVVILSFALALFDYIVKRINPDTTYTTLAFLTAVSVVGLYVAYGIPLYLKLRAEAKGLFLRKHYGPWNLGNWSKTINVLSLIWIIFISIVMVMPPNQTAGYALIAMFLLLLIMDLAYYKNHFPGPQAALNKSEEEIQIQEAKFRNK, from the coding sequence ATGCAGCAAGATAGAGAACATCAATTGCTGGAGGACAAAAAGGACTTAAATAAGTTCGGCTACGCGCAGGAGCTTCTACGCGATATGGGGGGCTTCTCCAACTTTGCGATCTCTTTCTCCATCATTTCGATTTTGACAGGCGCGGTATCTTTATACGGACACGGGCTTCTGTATGGCGGTTCAGGCATGATGGGCTTTGGGTGGACGATCGTCGCCTTCTTTGTCATCTTGATTGCGGCTTCGATGTCAGAGCTGGCGTCGGCGATTCCGACCGCGGGTGCCTTGTATCACTGGGCTGCGATTTTGGGCAGCAAACGATGGGGCTGGTATACAGCCTGGATCAATCTGATCGGGCAGATCGGAATCGTCGCCGGCATTGATTATTCCTTCTCGTTGTTTGCAGACCCGCTCCTCGCAAGTGCGTTCGGGTATACGTCTACGGAAACGACGACATTGGTTCTGTTTGGTATCACTTTACTCTTGCACGGCATTTTCAATCACATCGGAATTCGACTGGTCGCCCGTCTCAATGATTTTTCCGCTTGGTATCATATTGGGGTTGTTGTGATTCTCGTAGGCAGTCTGGTTTTCTTTTCTCGCCATGAATTGCAGCCGCTCGATTACCTGTTCCAGGTCGGGCAGACTTTCTCCGACAAACCGTACGCCATCGCATTCCTGATCGGTCTTTTGCAGGCACAGTGGACGTTTACGGGCTACGATGCCTCCGCCCATACGATCGAAGAAACGATCAACCCGCGGGTACGCGCAGCATGGGGAATCTTCACTTCAGTGGCCTTTTCTTTTATTTTTGGTTTTATCATGCTCGCGTTCGTTACCCTTTCCATCAAAGATGCAGCGTCAGCAAGCGAGGCGCCAAATGCCTTCATCTATGTGATCAGTGAAGCCTTGGGTGGGACTTTTGGCTCGGTCGTCTTATGGCTGGTCACCTTTGCGATGTGGTTCTGCGGCTTGGCATCCATCACCTCCTTCTCCCGGATGCTGTACGCTTTTTCCCGCGATAAGGGGATGCCGTGGAGCCGTCATTGGGCAGAAATATCGAAAAAGTACCGGACGCCGGCGAAAGCCATCTGGCTCGTCGTTATTTTATCGTTTGCGCTGGCCTTGTTTGATTACATCGTAAAGAGGATCAATCCGGACACGACGTATACGACACTCGCTTTCCTGACTGCGGTAAGCGTCGTCGGCCTCTATGTAGCCTATGGCATACCCTTGTATCTCAAGCTTCGTGCGGAGGCTAAAGGGCTCTTTTTACGCAAGCATTACGGGCCGTGGAATCTGGGGAATTGGAGCAAGACGATCAACGTATTGAGCTTGATTTGGATCATCTTCATCTCGATTGTGATGGTCATGCCACCGAATCAGACAGCAGGCTACGCGCTGATCGCCATGTTTCTTTTACTGCTGATCATGGATCTGGCTTATTACAAAAATCATTTCCCCGGTCCGCAAGCCGCACTGAACAAATCAGAGGAAGAGATTCAAATTCAGGAAGCGAAATTTAGAAACAAGTAG
- a CDS encoding DUF3100 domain-containing protein, translating into MTEQRVNVFKLHFIVLILVALTEFIGTKKINIGIGVIALFPMLYALILGGFISWPKFKWLKEKEMNAAASILGLSFFLFICKLGANIGPELPKLMSSGVSLLFQEVGHIVGTIALGLPVALWIGLKREAIGATYSLDREPNLAIIVEKFGANSPEARGALGVYICGTLFGAIYMSILASLLGSSGLFHPISLAMGAAVGSGSMMAAATGSLAVIFPEAAKDIAFYSGAANLIMSIIGTYVCIFVSLPLTQRLYKSLEPIIGRKSKHHQNHQEGGQHSA; encoded by the coding sequence ATGACGGAGCAACGCGTTAATGTGTTCAAGCTGCACTTCATTGTACTGATACTGGTCGCTCTCACGGAGTTCATCGGTACGAAAAAAATCAATATCGGGATCGGGGTCATCGCCTTGTTTCCCATGCTTTATGCACTAATACTCGGGGGCTTCATCAGCTGGCCGAAGTTCAAATGGCTGAAGGAAAAAGAAATGAATGCCGCAGCCAGCATTTTGGGGCTTTCCTTTTTTCTATTCATCTGCAAGCTGGGAGCCAACATCGGTCCTGAGCTGCCCAAATTGATGAGCTCTGGTGTTTCCCTTCTGTTCCAGGAAGTCGGTCACATCGTGGGTACGATTGCGCTGGGCTTGCCTGTCGCTCTGTGGATCGGTCTGAAGCGTGAGGCGATCGGTGCGACGTATTCTCTCGACCGTGAGCCAAACCTCGCCATTATCGTGGAAAAATTCGGTGCGAATTCTCCTGAAGCGCGCGGAGCACTCGGGGTATACATTTGCGGAACGCTCTTCGGTGCCATTTACATGTCGATTTTAGCTAGCCTCTTGGGCAGCAGCGGGCTGTTCCACCCGATTTCCCTCGCGATGGGTGCAGCAGTAGGCTCTGGCAGCATGATGGCGGCTGCAACCGGCTCATTGGCTGTCATCTTCCCGGAAGCGGCAAAAGACATTGCGTTTTACTCCGGGGCAGCCAATCTGATCATGAGCATTATCGGGACGTATGTATGTATTTTTGTTTCCCTCCCACTCACTCAGCGCCTGTATAAATCGCTGGAGCCGATCATTGGGCGCAAAAGCAAACATCATCAGAACCACCAAGAAGGGGGGCAGCATAGCGCATGA
- a CDS encoding MBL fold metallo-hydrolase, producing the protein MTNVVAPIADSTWAIITYEDAWKSNINSYVIKQGDSYVLIDSQLRKHRAFLQKSLEDIGAKAEKIEYVYFTHRHPDHIGNADLFPSRNNWIHLDDYYELDDFSQTLFGHTFTGSGGDLPSLRFRQLSYHTEGSVALFDPQTKVCFTGDHLCFPDADLGSIVGEEPEVRQAYKQYVQMWKVKEPDRVQEYAEGLEILLDWPIEILATGHGPILKGDIVPFIQEILSIVRS; encoded by the coding sequence ATGACCAATGTGGTTGCACCGATCGCAGACTCCACCTGGGCGATCATCACCTATGAAGATGCGTGGAAAAGCAACATTAACAGCTACGTAATCAAACAAGGTGACTCGTATGTATTGATCGATTCCCAGCTGCGTAAGCATCGCGCCTTTTTGCAGAAATCGCTTGAGGATATCGGGGCCAAAGCCGAGAAAATCGAATACGTCTATTTTACGCATCGTCACCCCGATCATATCGGCAACGCTGACTTGTTTCCATCCCGGAACAACTGGATACACCTGGACGATTATTATGAACTGGACGATTTTTCTCAGACGCTTTTCGGTCATACCTTTACCGGAAGCGGGGGAGATCTGCCATCGTTGCGATTTCGACAACTTTCCTATCACACAGAAGGCTCCGTGGCCTTATTTGATCCGCAGACGAAGGTTTGCTTTACAGGGGATCATCTTTGTTTTCCCGATGCAGATCTGGGGAGCATCGTAGGGGAAGAGCCTGAGGTTCGCCAAGCGTATAAGCAATATGTACAGATGTGGAAAGTAAAAGAGCCGGATCGTGTTCAGGAATACGCCGAAGGATTGGAAATCTTGCTGGATTGGCCCATCGAGATATTGGCTACGGGTCATGGACCGATTCTAAAAGGGGATATCGTTCCGTTCATTCAAGAGATCCTTTCCATCGTTCGCAGCTAA
- a CDS encoding amidohydrolase, which yields MTWNPEALAAEVADQVVAWRRHLHQNPELSFQENKTSQYVYETLASFGNLELSRPTPTSVVARLIGKQPGPVLGIRADIDALPIQEENQVPYASTQAGVMHACGHDGHTAMLLGTAKILSQFKDRIKGEVRFFFQHAEELPPGGAAEIVKTGAADGMDSIIGIHLASYMPVGKFGVLYGALTSSTDRFDITIQGKGGHSSQPEMTVDPIVIGAQVITHLQQIVSRNVSALDKLVISVTMLNAGTAYNIIPDTLTLTGSTRCFDAEIRKNIPMWIERIVKGVTDAHGASYEFTYSLGYTSVVNDTQVTRMMEDTIRERWGEEDIIYIDPLMPGEDFSAYLEKAPGCFIQLGAGNEEKGFTYPHHHPRFDFDEDSMIRGVELFIRAAEKVVMK from the coding sequence GTGACTTGGAATCCTGAGGCTTTAGCAGCTGAAGTGGCAGACCAGGTAGTGGCGTGGCGCCGGCATTTGCATCAAAATCCAGAGCTTTCTTTTCAAGAAAACAAGACTTCCCAGTACGTGTATGAAACATTGGCTTCCTTTGGCAATCTTGAATTGTCACGTCCGACTCCGACGAGCGTGGTCGCCAGGTTGATCGGCAAACAGCCAGGTCCTGTTCTCGGCATACGTGCGGATATCGATGCATTGCCGATTCAGGAAGAAAATCAGGTGCCTTATGCTTCCACCCAAGCAGGAGTCATGCATGCATGCGGGCACGACGGTCATACGGCCATGCTGCTCGGAACAGCCAAGATCCTGTCTCAGTTCAAGGATCGGATCAAAGGAGAAGTGCGGTTCTTTTTCCAGCACGCGGAGGAATTGCCGCCAGGTGGAGCGGCAGAAATCGTCAAGACCGGTGCAGCTGACGGCATGGATTCCATTATCGGCATTCATCTTGCGTCCTATATGCCTGTCGGAAAATTCGGTGTTCTATACGGGGCGCTCACTTCTTCAACCGACCGCTTTGACATCACCATTCAGGGCAAGGGAGGACACTCTTCCCAACCGGAAATGACAGTAGACCCGATTGTGATCGGGGCCCAGGTCATTACTCATCTGCAGCAAATCGTCTCCCGCAATGTCAGTGCGTTGGACAAGCTCGTCATCTCCGTCACCATGCTGAATGCAGGGACAGCCTACAACATCATACCGGACACGCTGACGCTGACAGGCTCTACCCGGTGTTTTGATGCAGAAATCCGCAAGAATATTCCGATGTGGATCGAACGCATTGTCAAGGGAGTCACGGATGCTCACGGCGCTTCCTACGAGTTCACCTATTCGCTCGGCTACACATCCGTAGTGAATGATACGCAGGTCACGAGGATGATGGAAGATACGATTCGCGAGCGCTGGGGAGAGGAAGACATCATCTATATTGACCCGCTGATGCCGGGCGAGGATTTTTCAGCGTATCTGGAAAAGGCACCTGGCTGCTTCATCCAGCTCGGGGCAGGGAATGAAGAAAAAGGCTTTACGTATCCTCATCACCATCCGCGTTTTGACTTCGATGAGGATAGCATGATTCGCGGTGTGGAGCTTTTCATTCGAGCGGCAGAAAAAGTGGTAATGAAATAA
- a CDS encoding SurA N-terminal domain-containing protein, translating to MKKFDVSVLTVSVLILGLAVIGVSQAKETTSEAVAAKIGNTTITQTQVYDELKKKSGASAMTQLVAAELFRQEAKAQGVTVSDQELDKLINPIKEKLGTPEKFQEYLDEKKTTEQEFREKTRLIMMRDKLLEKAFPVTDEQIKAYYEKNKDKYAKQTLEQARPEIAEKVKDKNRRANIDKWLEDLHKKYHVEIMDPTLQEKEKDKKE from the coding sequence ATGAAGAAATTTGATGTATCCGTCCTTACTGTATCCGTATTAATACTCGGCCTCGCCGTGATTGGTGTATCTCAAGCGAAAGAGACGACCTCCGAAGCAGTGGCAGCCAAGATTGGAAATACTACCATCACGCAAACGCAAGTGTACGATGAGCTCAAGAAAAAATCCGGAGCATCTGCCATGACACAGCTTGTGGCTGCTGAGCTCTTCCGCCAAGAAGCAAAGGCGCAGGGGGTCACGGTCTCCGATCAAGAGCTGGACAAGCTCATCAATCCTATAAAAGAAAAGCTGGGCACTCCGGAGAAATTCCAGGAGTATCTGGATGAGAAAAAAACAACGGAGCAGGAATTCCGTGAAAAGACGCGCCTGATTATGATGCGTGATAAATTGCTGGAAAAAGCGTTCCCGGTAACCGATGAACAGATCAAGGCTTACTACGAGAAAAACAAGGACAAATATGCAAAGCAAACGCTGGAGCAAGCACGTCCTGAAATCGCTGAAAAAGTGAAAGACAAAAATAGAAGAGCCAATATCGATAAGTGGCTCGAAGACCTGCATAAAAAATACCATGTAGAAATTATGGACCCTACCCTGCAAGAAAAGGAAAAAGACAAAAAAGAATAA